In Arthrobacter sp. SLBN-83, one DNA window encodes the following:
- a CDS encoding multidrug effflux MFS transporter translates to MTDSSQPRTTSKQGPRSFKYVLMLGALAALPALTTDMYLPSLPAVEADLHTTQTAAQLTLSGTLVGAGFGQLVIGPFSDRFGRRLPLIIGITLHVAISLLCSMTPNIETLTGLRVLQGFFNAAAAVVALAVIRDRFVGSAAAQLLSRLMLVIGVAPLLAPTVGQAIAGAWNWRAVFYALALIGVVLVAIVLRFMPETLPEDRRSPGHPKHVARAYWALLRDRHFMALAVIPGLGLALIMSYVVGSPFVFQNEYGLTAQQFALVFAVNGAALVLSAQLNAALVKKFPPVRLLRTALLVQLVLALLLLVVVATGAGGAFGAIAGLWLVLSMQGMVPANASVLALHNYGHMAGTAAAVIGALQSGVAGLVSPLVGVLGGNSLSMVSVMIGSCALAVTVLAVGTPAYRKGGWAEHAGRDDGQRVNADD, encoded by the coding sequence GTGACGGACTCCTCCCAACCCCGCACCACCAGCAAGCAGGGACCGCGCAGCTTCAAATACGTCCTCATGCTTGGCGCCTTGGCCGCGCTTCCGGCACTCACCACGGACATGTACCTGCCCTCCCTGCCTGCCGTGGAAGCCGACCTCCACACTACCCAAACCGCGGCCCAGCTGACATTGTCCGGAACCCTGGTCGGGGCAGGGTTTGGCCAGCTGGTGATCGGCCCGTTCTCGGACCGGTTCGGGCGGCGGCTTCCCCTCATCATCGGCATTACCCTGCACGTGGCCATCTCGCTGCTGTGCTCCATGACCCCAAACATCGAAACGCTGACGGGGCTGCGCGTGCTGCAGGGCTTCTTCAACGCGGCGGCCGCGGTGGTGGCACTCGCGGTGATCCGTGACCGCTTTGTCGGCTCGGCTGCCGCCCAGCTGCTCTCCCGGTTAATGCTGGTGATCGGCGTGGCGCCGCTCCTTGCCCCCACCGTGGGCCAGGCCATCGCCGGGGCCTGGAACTGGCGTGCGGTCTTCTACGCGCTGGCGCTTATCGGGGTGGTCCTGGTGGCAATCGTCCTGAGATTCATGCCGGAGACGCTGCCGGAGGACCGGCGCAGTCCCGGCCACCCCAAGCATGTTGCCCGGGCCTACTGGGCGCTGCTGCGGGACAGGCATTTCATGGCGCTGGCCGTCATTCCCGGCCTGGGGCTGGCCCTGATCATGAGCTACGTGGTGGGGTCGCCCTTCGTCTTCCAAAACGAATACGGCCTCACCGCCCAGCAGTTCGCCCTGGTCTTCGCCGTCAACGGCGCCGCGCTTGTCCTGTCGGCCCAGCTCAACGCCGCCCTGGTCAAGAAATTCCCGCCGGTCCGCCTCCTGCGCACCGCACTGCTGGTCCAGCTGGTCCTGGCCCTGCTGCTGCTCGTGGTGGTGGCAACGGGTGCCGGCGGAGCGTTCGGGGCAATCGCAGGCCTCTGGCTGGTGCTGTCGATGCAGGGCATGGTCCCGGCGAACGCCTCCGTCCTGGCACTGCACAATTACGGCCACATGGCGGGAACCGCGGCAGCGGTCATCGGCGCCCTGCAGTCCGGGGTGGCCGGACTCGTCAGCCCTCTGGTAGGGGTCCTGGGCGGAAACTCGCTGTCGATGGTCAGCGTCATGATCGGCAGCTGCGCCCTGGCGGTGACGGTGCTTGCCGTAGGAACTCCCGCCTACCGCAAGGGCGGTTGGGCGGAACACGCAGGGCGCGACGACGGCCAGCGGGTCAATGCCGACGACTAG
- a CDS encoding pyridoxamine 5'-phosphate oxidase family protein, translated as MDSRNLPIENLSFDDCWELLDNDTVGRLAIVVDGHPEIFPVNYVVHLRSIVFRTAPGSKLWGARMERPAALEIDGYDPSTEQAWSVVLRGDTEIIEDQAVRDAVDGLGLEPWQPGEKANYVRLNGKALTGRRFQVNRPDVWNTRVQDRRRASFE; from the coding sequence ATGGACTCGCGAAACCTGCCGATCGAAAACCTGTCCTTCGACGACTGCTGGGAACTGCTCGACAATGACACGGTGGGCCGGCTGGCCATCGTGGTTGACGGGCATCCGGAAATCTTCCCTGTGAACTACGTGGTGCACCTGCGCAGCATCGTCTTCCGCACGGCCCCGGGCTCCAAGCTTTGGGGCGCCAGGATGGAACGGCCGGCGGCACTGGAAATCGACGGCTACGACCCCTCAACGGAACAGGCCTGGAGCGTAGTACTCCGGGGCGACACGGAAATCATCGAGGACCAGGCCGTCCGGGATGCAGTGGACGGACTTGGCCTGGAGCCGTGGCAGCCCGGCGAGAAGGCCAACTATGTCAGGCTGAACGGCAAAGCGTTGACGGGCCGCAGGTTCCAGGTGAACCGGCCGGATGTCTGGAACACCCGCGTCCAGGACCGGCGGCGCGCGTCATTCGAATAG
- a CDS encoding TetR/AcrR family transcriptional regulator C-terminal domain-containing protein: MASAKISRPGQPKARLSRDIVLAKALELVDAEGLDALTMRCLGQELGRDPMSLYRYAENRAALLDGVAELVLDQLSINAGDPDWKAQLRVLAHDLRRLALQHPNVVPLLVTRPLSTPLGLRPLGTLRPLEQILSLLVAAGFEPADALHVYRAYYGFLYGHILNELQEYVVDPEENEVLLRLGLHRLPAKEFPRLRALAPALAEYDGGMELDQGLTILLSGLEAQLSRPVARSGA, translated from the coding sequence ATGGCTTCCGCCAAAATTTCCCGGCCCGGCCAGCCCAAAGCGCGGCTGAGCAGGGACATCGTGCTGGCCAAAGCCCTGGAGCTGGTTGACGCCGAAGGACTGGACGCGCTGACCATGCGCTGTTTGGGGCAGGAACTTGGCAGGGACCCCATGAGCCTCTACCGCTACGCCGAAAACCGCGCCGCCCTGCTCGATGGCGTGGCGGAGCTTGTCCTCGACCAGCTGTCAATCAATGCCGGGGACCCGGACTGGAAAGCACAGCTGCGGGTCCTTGCACACGACCTGCGCCGGCTGGCACTCCAGCACCCCAACGTTGTGCCACTGCTGGTAACGCGGCCCCTGTCCACGCCGCTGGGACTACGGCCGCTGGGCACGCTGCGGCCACTGGAGCAGATCCTGTCCCTGCTGGTGGCGGCAGGATTCGAGCCTGCGGATGCGCTCCACGTCTACCGCGCCTACTATGGCTTCCTCTATGGCCACATCCTCAACGAGCTGCAGGAGTACGTGGTGGACCCGGAAGAAAACGAGGTGCTGCTGCGGCTGGGACTCCACCGCCTGCCCGCCAAGGAGTTTCCCAGGCTGCGTGCCCTGGCGCCGGCCCTCGCGGAGTACGACGGCGGCATGGAGCTTGACCAGGGGCTCACCATCCTGCTCTCCGGGCTGGAGGCACAGCTTTCACGGCCCGTGGCACGTTCCGGCGCCTGA
- the cls gene encoding cardiolipin synthase: MLWPFSLAGTAPTWVVVLLGFIDLAIRVLALGIIPGNRRPTTAMAWLLGIFFIPFVGIVLFLLFGNFQLSRRRRAQQQLVNDRVQSGITALSDVESDYPGPEWVKSAAELNRTLGSLPMVDGNTVDLIPGYPDSILEMTKAVRKAKKFVNAEFYIMSSDHVTNDLLTALEEAAERGVEVRLLFDHIGTLRIKGYKKLLKRLKAGKIQWKRMLPLLPIHGQWRRPDLRNHRKIMVVDGEIAFTGSQNLIEPSYNNPRHRKAGREWVELMACLRGPIVTTLNVVFATDWLSETDESLEHQLQLPSDPHPGGITAQVVPSGPGFITENNLRLFNTLIYSAQHRISICSPYFVPDDSLLYAITTAAQRGVDVELFVSEKGDQFLVHHAQRSYYEALLEAGVRIYLYKAPFVLHAKHFTIDDEVAVLGSSNMDMRSFSLNLEVSVMLLGEDIVNKMRAVEDTYRDISHELKLADWVTRPLPARYVDNVARLTATVQ; encoded by the coding sequence GTGTTGTGGCCTTTTTCGCTTGCCGGCACCGCGCCCACGTGGGTAGTGGTGCTCCTGGGCTTCATAGACCTGGCCATCAGGGTCCTGGCCCTGGGCATCATTCCCGGCAACCGGCGCCCCACCACGGCCATGGCCTGGCTGCTGGGGATTTTCTTCATTCCTTTCGTTGGCATCGTCCTGTTCCTGCTGTTCGGCAACTTCCAGTTGTCGAGGCGGCGGCGCGCCCAGCAGCAGCTGGTCAACGACCGGGTGCAGTCCGGCATCACCGCCCTCTCGGACGTCGAAAGCGACTACCCGGGACCGGAGTGGGTCAAGTCCGCCGCTGAACTCAACCGCACGTTGGGGTCGCTGCCCATGGTGGACGGCAACACCGTGGACCTCATTCCCGGGTACCCGGACTCCATCCTGGAAATGACGAAGGCTGTGCGGAAGGCGAAGAAGTTCGTCAACGCCGAGTTCTACATCATGAGCTCGGACCACGTCACCAATGATCTGCTCACCGCCCTGGAGGAAGCTGCCGAACGCGGCGTTGAAGTGCGGCTCCTGTTCGACCACATCGGCACACTGCGCATCAAGGGCTACAAGAAGCTGTTGAAGCGGCTCAAGGCGGGCAAGATCCAGTGGAAGCGGATGCTTCCCCTGCTGCCCATCCATGGCCAATGGCGCCGCCCGGACCTCCGCAACCACCGCAAGATCATGGTGGTGGACGGCGAAATCGCGTTCACGGGGTCGCAGAACCTGATCGAGCCCTCCTACAACAACCCCCGCCACCGCAAAGCAGGCCGTGAATGGGTGGAACTGATGGCGTGCCTGCGCGGACCGATCGTGACCACCCTGAATGTCGTGTTCGCCACCGACTGGCTGAGCGAAACCGACGAATCACTGGAACACCAGCTGCAGCTTCCCTCGGATCCGCATCCCGGTGGCATCACCGCCCAGGTGGTGCCCAGCGGCCCGGGTTTCATTACCGAGAACAACCTGCGGCTGTTCAACACCCTCATTTACTCGGCGCAGCACCGGATCTCCATCTGCAGCCCCTACTTCGTTCCGGACGATTCACTCCTGTACGCCATCACCACGGCGGCCCAGCGGGGCGTTGACGTGGAACTGTTCGTGTCCGAGAAGGGCGACCAGTTCCTGGTCCACCACGCGCAGCGCTCCTACTACGAGGCCCTCCTCGAAGCCGGCGTGCGCATCTACCTGTACAAGGCCCCGTTCGTGCTGCACGCCAAGCACTTCACCATCGACGACGAAGTGGCCGTCCTGGGATCCAGCAACATGGACATGCGCTCGTTCTCGCTGAACCTTGAGGTCTCCGTGATGCTCCTGGGCGAGGACATTGTGAACAAGATGCGGGCAGTGGAGGACACCTACCGGGACATCTCCCACGAGCTGAAGCTGGCGGACTGGGTCACCCGGCCGCTGCCCGCACGGTACGTGGACAACGTGGCCCGGCTGACGGCGACGGTTCAGTAA
- a CDS encoding rhodanese-like domain-containing protein: MSYAGDLTPQEAWTKLEQGAVLVDVRTEGEWAHIGIPDTKATDNDPLFIQWTFPGGIPNPDFIKDLTDQAPEDPHTELVFLCRSGKRSIAAATAATQAGFTAYSVLEGFEGDPDRFGERTVNGWKNRGLPTNLGKN; the protein is encoded by the coding sequence ATGAGCTACGCCGGAGACCTGACGCCGCAGGAAGCCTGGACCAAGCTGGAGCAGGGTGCCGTCCTGGTGGATGTCCGCACCGAGGGCGAATGGGCCCACATCGGCATCCCTGACACCAAGGCCACGGACAACGACCCCCTGTTCATCCAGTGGACCTTCCCCGGCGGTATCCCCAACCCGGACTTCATCAAGGACCTGACGGACCAGGCACCGGAGGACCCGCACACGGAACTGGTGTTCCTGTGCCGCTCCGGCAAGCGCTCCATCGCTGCGGCCACCGCCGCCACCCAGGCAGGTTTTACCGCCTACAGCGTCCTTGAGGGCTTCGAGGGCGATCCCGACCGCTTCGGCGAGCGGACCGTCAATGGCTGGAAGAACCGCGGCCTGCCCACCAACCTCGGAAAGAACTAA
- a CDS encoding DUF1737 domain-containing protein, whose translation MSDAPAPDERLSYRLITGADNREFCERISAALADGYVLHGSPAATFNGTTVIVAQAIVLPAAIASADAAVATAVDELEGEFDGEGHA comes from the coding sequence GTGTCCGACGCACCCGCCCCTGATGAGAGACTGTCCTACCGCCTGATTACCGGCGCGGACAACCGTGAATTCTGCGAGCGGATCTCCGCTGCACTCGCCGACGGGTACGTGCTGCACGGCAGTCCCGCAGCCACCTTCAACGGCACCACCGTCATCGTGGCGCAGGCCATCGTCCTTCCGGCCGCCATCGCCTCGGCGGATGCCGCCGTGGCCACTGCCGTGGACGAGCTTGAGGGCGAGTTCGACGGCGAGGGCCACGCATGA
- a CDS encoding aminodeoxychorismate lyase: MTSPAPVVLLFLDPAFPDGRAADASQPQLLVTDLGVTRGDGVFETMLAVGGSVRKMQAHLDRLAGSAAALDLVIPDQDAWRRAIAAAVARHRSENPPTDPAADELVVKLVVTRGVEGAPAPTAWVQASPAGAAGRRQRETGIDVILLDRGYDSDVAERAPWLLLGAKTLSYAVNMAALRYAHKQGADDVIFLSSDGRVLEGPTSTVLLAHAGKSDDGTQVKRLITPQLDSGILPGTSQGALFAAAKAAGWELGYGPLEPQDLLDADAVWLISSVRLLAPVNTIDGKQIGSPSVQKELTAELSALFAGIH; encoded by the coding sequence ATGACCTCTCCAGCCCCAGTGGTTCTCCTTTTCCTCGATCCCGCATTCCCTGACGGCAGGGCGGCCGATGCCTCCCAACCCCAGCTGCTGGTCACGGATCTTGGGGTTACCAGGGGCGACGGCGTCTTCGAAACCATGCTGGCGGTGGGCGGGTCGGTGCGGAAAATGCAGGCCCACCTGGACCGGCTGGCAGGCTCCGCCGCGGCGCTGGACCTGGTAATCCCGGACCAGGACGCGTGGCGCCGTGCCATTGCCGCTGCCGTGGCCCGGCACCGGTCAGAGAACCCGCCCACCGACCCTGCCGCCGATGAGCTGGTGGTCAAGCTGGTGGTGACCCGCGGCGTGGAGGGCGCCCCCGCGCCCACGGCCTGGGTACAGGCATCGCCCGCCGGAGCCGCGGGCCGGCGGCAGCGCGAAACGGGCATCGACGTTATCCTCCTTGACCGCGGCTACGACAGTGACGTGGCCGAGCGGGCACCCTGGCTGCTCCTGGGGGCCAAGACGCTTTCCTACGCCGTCAACATGGCAGCCCTCCGCTACGCGCACAAGCAGGGCGCGGACGACGTCATCTTCCTGTCCTCCGACGGCCGCGTCCTGGAGGGCCCCACGTCCACGGTGCTGCTGGCGCATGCGGGAAAGTCCGACGACGGCACACAGGTGAAGCGCCTCATCACACCCCAGTTGGACAGCGGCATCCTCCCGGGAACCTCCCAGGGTGCTCTTTTCGCCGCTGCGAAGGCGGCAGGCTGGGAGCTGGGCTACGGCCCGCTGGAGCCACAGGACCTCCTGGACGCGGATGCGGTCTGGCTGATCTCCAGCGTCCGCCTGCTTGCCCCTGTGAACACGATCGACGGGAAGCAGATCGGCAGCCCGTCAGTCCAGAAGGAACTGACTGCCGAGCTGAGCGCACTTTTCGCCGGTATCCACTAG
- a CDS encoding O-succinylhomoserine sulfhydrylase codes for MSFNQDAPGWNPDTQAVRGGLDRSNFQETSEAIFLNSGFVYESAAAAERAFTGEDERFVYSRYGNPSVATFQERLRLLEGTEACFATASGMSAVFTALGALLAAGDRVVAARSLFGSCFVVLNEILPRWGVETVFVDGPDLDQWREALSKPTTAVFFESPSNPMQEIVDIAAVSELAHAAGATVVADNVFATPLLQRCGDLGADVIVYSGTKHIDGQGRVMGGAILGTKEFIEGPVKQLMRHTGPALSPFNAWVLTKGLETMGLRVNHSSATALRLAEWLEEQPAVSWVKYPLLKSHPQYGLAAKQMSAGGTVLTLELAPSGGRSGKEAAFALLDGLRIIDISNNLGDSKSLITHPATTTHRAMGPEGRAAIGLSDGVVRLSVGLEDPDDLIRDLEQALKQI; via the coding sequence GTGAGCTTCAACCAAGACGCCCCCGGCTGGAACCCTGATACGCAGGCCGTCCGCGGCGGGCTGGACCGCAGCAACTTCCAGGAAACGTCGGAGGCCATCTTCCTCAACTCCGGCTTCGTCTACGAATCCGCGGCGGCCGCCGAACGTGCATTTACCGGCGAAGACGAGCGCTTTGTCTACTCCCGCTACGGCAACCCGTCCGTGGCCACCTTCCAGGAACGGCTCCGGCTGCTGGAAGGCACCGAAGCATGCTTCGCGACGGCCTCTGGCATGTCCGCGGTGTTCACGGCCCTGGGTGCCCTGCTGGCAGCGGGCGACCGGGTGGTGGCCGCACGCTCGCTGTTCGGTTCCTGCTTCGTGGTCCTGAACGAGATCCTGCCCCGGTGGGGTGTGGAGACGGTGTTCGTGGACGGCCCGGACCTGGACCAGTGGCGCGAAGCGCTCTCCAAGCCCACCACGGCCGTCTTCTTCGAATCCCCGTCCAACCCCATGCAGGAAATCGTGGACATCGCCGCGGTCAGCGAACTGGCGCACGCCGCCGGGGCCACCGTAGTGGCAGACAATGTCTTTGCCACTCCCCTGCTGCAGCGCTGCGGTGATCTTGGGGCGGACGTCATCGTCTACTCGGGCACCAAGCACATCGACGGCCAGGGCCGGGTGATGGGCGGTGCCATCCTGGGCACCAAGGAGTTCATCGAGGGCCCCGTGAAGCAGCTGATGCGCCACACCGGCCCCGCACTTTCCCCGTTCAACGCCTGGGTGCTGACCAAGGGCCTGGAAACCATGGGCCTGCGCGTCAACCACTCCTCCGCCACGGCCCTCCGGCTTGCCGAGTGGCTGGAGGAGCAGCCGGCCGTGAGCTGGGTGAAGTATCCGCTGCTGAAGTCGCACCCGCAGTATGGGCTGGCGGCGAAGCAGATGAGCGCCGGCGGGACGGTCCTTACCTTGGAGCTTGCTCCTTCGGGTGGGCGCTCCGGCAAGGAGGCTGCCTTCGCGCTGCTGGACGGGCTGCGGATCATCGACATCTCCAACAACCTGGGCGATTCCAAGTCCCTGATCACCCATCCCGCCACCACCACCCACCGCGCCATGGGGCCGGAAGGACGGGCGGCCATTGGGCTTAGCGATGGCGTGGTCCGCCTCTCCGTGGGCCTTGAGGACCCGGACGACCTCATCCGCGACCTGGAGCAGGCCCTGAAGCAGATCTAG
- the opgC gene encoding OpgC domain-containing protein produces MRAVTSHHHAKWRNRTRSAVAYLATIVIAFLAVLAPAGPAQAAPAEPDKGKPWLGAVLEWGEDTAAGFSDRLGASPAVFGHDITFPFRDSERNDIDGFLQQAAAKGAHALLTVKPSVPLDQLGTSEAEAFAQQVQVLTSGFKGQLLVRFAPDMNTSWVGWGQQPAAYRQAFQAVSKAFKKDDGGRVAMVWAPYLGKDYPFDRNRNAPQPGSEGFALLDTNGDGTWNGSDSAYAPYYPGDDAVDWVGLSAYHDDTAGGAAVNTVPRAGELQEMLTASGGENFYGTYAEGHRKPFLLQTSAFYSPSTGGAPEVDIKTGWWDQVVATATSPEFARTAAVVWDERTSTRDTGVASISWLLTGSPEIAKAAADRLKASPMVTGPVTDAAPTTYVRANTLSGPAAWTVAAAMAILLVALWQVPRRITAATAWSYQDPSTRDSRVDLLRGMAIVFVVVNHLGMASLFQLLTQEAVGFVSGAELFVLFSGLVVGMVYGPKAKEDFGRVVDLTSRRAGKLYLTALAVLIGVFLLSLLPFFHTEALTTFVDQGTGGAGHNGAGRTYDLYAGMSSLFQFPVPPQVLPAIILLQFGPWQFNVMGLYVVLLLVSPLILAALNRGKAVWVLAVTLAVYAVGTVTRFRVLPSQFEDSFPLLVWQVLFVLGLVAGYYRRAIVAWLSRHTWVVIACTAAAFALAFLSWGNPYLANNYDVRLALMPDAAYRSMYDALFGRTYLAPGRLLNVMVLVVAAYAFLSAYWKPVQRALGWFLIPLGRATLYVFIMHVLLIAVVANIPALQQQSIFLNTAAYAVVLALLWVMVRTRFLFRIIPT; encoded by the coding sequence ATGCGGGCAGTCACATCGCACCACCACGCCAAGTGGCGGAACCGTACGCGTTCCGCCGTCGCCTATCTGGCAACCATCGTTATCGCCTTCCTGGCCGTGCTGGCGCCGGCAGGTCCGGCGCAGGCGGCCCCGGCGGAACCGGACAAGGGCAAGCCGTGGCTGGGTGCTGTGCTTGAGTGGGGCGAGGACACCGCCGCAGGCTTCAGCGACCGGCTGGGCGCCAGCCCCGCCGTCTTCGGCCACGACATCACCTTTCCTTTCCGCGATTCGGAACGGAACGACATCGACGGCTTCCTGCAGCAGGCCGCAGCCAAAGGTGCACATGCCCTGCTCACGGTGAAGCCGTCGGTGCCGCTGGACCAGCTCGGCACCAGCGAGGCCGAAGCCTTCGCCCAGCAGGTGCAGGTCCTCACCTCCGGGTTCAAGGGGCAGTTGCTGGTCCGGTTCGCTCCTGACATGAACACCAGCTGGGTGGGCTGGGGCCAGCAGCCCGCCGCCTACCGGCAGGCTTTCCAGGCGGTGTCCAAGGCATTCAAGAAGGACGACGGCGGCCGGGTCGCCATGGTGTGGGCACCTTACCTGGGCAAGGACTACCCCTTTGACCGGAACCGGAATGCGCCGCAGCCGGGAAGCGAGGGGTTCGCCTTGCTGGACACGAACGGGGACGGGACCTGGAACGGAAGTGACAGCGCCTACGCACCGTACTACCCCGGCGACGACGCCGTGGACTGGGTGGGTCTGTCCGCCTACCATGACGACACGGCCGGCGGGGCCGCCGTCAACACTGTGCCCCGCGCCGGCGAGCTCCAGGAGATGCTGACGGCGTCCGGTGGCGAAAACTTCTATGGCACCTACGCCGAGGGGCACCGGAAGCCCTTCCTCCTGCAGACCTCGGCGTTTTACAGCCCGTCAACCGGCGGGGCGCCCGAAGTCGACATCAAAACCGGCTGGTGGGACCAGGTGGTGGCAACTGCCACCTCCCCGGAGTTCGCACGCACGGCCGCCGTCGTGTGGGATGAGCGCACCAGTACCAGGGACACCGGTGTGGCGAGCATCAGCTGGCTGCTCACTGGAAGCCCGGAGATTGCCAAAGCGGCGGCGGACCGGCTGAAGGCCTCGCCGATGGTGACCGGCCCTGTCACCGATGCGGCACCCACCACCTATGTCCGCGCCAACACCCTCTCCGGGCCTGCTGCCTGGACTGTTGCCGCCGCCATGGCCATCCTCCTGGTGGCCCTGTGGCAGGTTCCGCGCAGGATCACCGCAGCCACGGCCTGGAGCTACCAGGACCCTTCCACCAGGGACTCGCGCGTTGACCTGTTGCGCGGGATGGCCATCGTCTTTGTGGTGGTCAACCACCTGGGTATGGCCTCGCTGTTCCAGCTGCTCACGCAGGAGGCCGTGGGCTTTGTGTCAGGCGCAGAGCTGTTCGTCCTGTTCTCCGGCCTGGTGGTGGGCATGGTGTACGGGCCCAAAGCCAAGGAGGACTTCGGGCGGGTTGTGGACCTCACGTCACGCCGCGCAGGCAAGCTCTACCTGACGGCGCTCGCCGTGCTGATCGGCGTCTTCCTGCTGTCCCTGCTCCCGTTCTTCCACACCGAGGCGCTGACCACGTTCGTGGACCAGGGGACCGGGGGTGCCGGGCACAATGGTGCCGGCCGGACCTACGACCTCTATGCGGGCATGTCCTCGCTGTTCCAGTTCCCCGTGCCGCCCCAGGTGCTGCCGGCCATCATCCTGCTGCAGTTCGGGCCGTGGCAGTTCAACGTCATGGGCCTCTACGTGGTGCTTTTGCTCGTCAGCCCGCTCATCCTGGCGGCGCTGAACCGTGGAAAGGCGGTCTGGGTGTTGGCGGTGACCCTGGCCGTATACGCGGTGGGTACAGTGACCAGGTTCCGCGTCCTGCCGTCGCAGTTCGAGGATTCCTTCCCCTTGCTGGTGTGGCAGGTGCTGTTTGTGCTGGGGTTGGTTGCCGGCTACTACCGCCGTGCCATCGTTGCCTGGCTGTCCAGGCACACCTGGGTGGTGATTGCCTGCACCGCGGCGGCGTTCGCGCTGGCCTTCCTGTCCTGGGGGAATCCCTACCTGGCCAACAACTACGACGTCCGCCTGGCGCTCATGCCGGACGCGGCATACCGCAGCATGTACGACGCACTCTTTGGCCGCACATACCTGGCTCCCGGCCGCCTGCTCAATGTCATGGTTTTGGTGGTGGCGGCCTACGCATTCCTCAGCGCCTACTGGAAGCCGGTGCAGCGGGCCCTTGGCTGGTTCCTGATCCCGCTGGGCCGGGCCACGCTGTACGTGTTCATCATGCATGTGCTGCTGATCGCCGTCGTAGCCAATATTCCGGCGCTGCAGCAGCAAAGCATCTTCCTCAACACCGCGGCCTACGCCGTGGTCCTGGCGCTGCTGTGGGTGATGGTGCGCACCAGGTTCCTCTTCCGGATCATTCCCACCTAG
- a CDS encoding glutamate--cysteine ligase 2, producing the protein MRTFGVEEELLIVDPESGEPLALADALLASHRVAADDLPLDPDTHHAGTRGDHDDELGLSAELKLEQIETQTRPCLDYGSLLEQIRAGRALADQAARKHGARVAALATSPVASPSHTTPDPRYARMLERFGLTAQEQLTCGFHVHTYIESPDEGVAVLDRIRDKLAVLTALSANSPFWNGVPTGFESYRTQAWNRWPTAGPAGIYGTYPAYRRVVTRLLDTGVMLDEGMLYFDARLSRNHPTVEVRVADVCLRAEDAALIAVLVRALVESAGREWREDVDPAPVPTVLLRMASWQGSSEGLSGELLDFGNFRPAPAADVARSLVDYLAPVLQEQGELALARQGVEDIIARGTGAAEQRRVREKALVAQPDDMGFGAVVKHAARVTMRDALDLSDVEAVPELLRVRQS; encoded by the coding sequence ATGCGTACGTTCGGCGTAGAGGAAGAACTCCTGATCGTTGATCCGGAGTCCGGAGAACCGCTTGCGCTGGCTGACGCCCTCCTGGCCAGCCATCGCGTTGCGGCGGACGATCTCCCCCTGGACCCGGACACCCATCACGCCGGGACCCGCGGGGATCACGACGACGAGTTGGGCCTGAGTGCCGAGCTGAAGCTTGAGCAGATCGAGACGCAGACCCGGCCGTGCCTGGATTACGGCAGCCTCCTGGAACAGATCCGCGCCGGCCGTGCCCTTGCGGACCAGGCGGCCCGGAAGCACGGTGCCAGGGTGGCGGCCCTCGCCACCTCGCCGGTGGCGTCCCCGAGCCACACAACCCCGGACCCGCGCTACGCCAGGATGCTGGAACGCTTTGGCCTCACTGCCCAGGAGCAGCTGACCTGCGGCTTCCACGTGCACACCTACATCGAATCGCCGGACGAAGGCGTGGCCGTCCTGGACCGCATCCGGGACAAGCTGGCCGTGCTGACGGCGCTGAGCGCCAATTCACCGTTCTGGAACGGCGTGCCCACCGGGTTCGAAAGCTACCGGACCCAGGCCTGGAACCGATGGCCCACGGCTGGGCCGGCAGGCATCTACGGCACCTACCCTGCCTACCGAAGGGTGGTGACCCGGCTGCTGGATACCGGTGTGATGCTGGACGAGGGAATGCTCTACTTTGACGCACGGCTGTCCCGCAACCACCCCACGGTTGAGGTGCGGGTGGCGGACGTCTGCCTAAGGGCGGAGGACGCCGCCCTCATTGCCGTGCTGGTCCGGGCACTGGTGGAATCCGCCGGCAGGGAGTGGCGTGAGGACGTTGATCCTGCACCCGTTCCCACGGTCCTGCTGCGGATGGCTTCCTGGCAGGGCAGCAGCGAAGGGCTCAGCGGCGAGCTCCTGGACTTCGGCAACTTCCGCCCCGCCCCGGCCGCGGATGTGGCGCGTTCGCTGGTGGATTACCTGGCTCCAGTCCTGCAGGAACAGGGAGAGCTGGCTTTGGCCCGGCAGGGTGTGGAGGACATCATTGCCCGCGGAACAGGGGCCGCCGAACAGCGCCGTGTGCGCGAGAAAGCCCTGGTGGCGCAGCCCGATGACATGGGTTTCGGTGCGGTGGTCAAGCACGCTGCCAGGGTCACCATGCGCGATGCCCTTGACCTCTCGGATGTCGAGGCCGTGCCCGAGCTGCTGCGGGTCCGCCAGTCCTGA